gtaaggtTTTATaccagtcatatatattcaggaggtgtaactattaaccctaaattctgagatactgagttgtttgaaTAGAACAGggtctttcccagaaatttcaggtatttatgtgacacctgagactcagagttagggccctggaagctatgaaagttagcaataccccatacaagaactgtttaaaaagttgaaaaagtggtcagacatCAAGtaaagacatgaatgaagctaatctgaaTAGGACTAGGGTATATCAAAAacctggataaaggatgatatcatccatgttttataacttcaatttttgtgtgagactaaagggagagatgtttatttgatacaaaatttattgcattttgggtagtgcattttctaatttaacttatattgtcagtttagttaacaccataagtacatggaatcttgaataaggcatgagattttgttggtttgtccaggttagtgtgatgccccaataaatcccagagagattgggacagtgaataaagaaatatttgcaaagtcccctggagggaatgggaagaaagggggaaatattcaacttccccatttggagcaTTTCTTGATATTccagcaagcagtggggacaaccaaatcaataggggatcgtccttatgaaacttattcttgcaaaagataggctaaacctatttagaattaagcctaagagtcacccccagagaacctcttttgttgctcagatatggcctctctttctaagccgaCACAGCAAGGGAGCTCATTACCTTCCCCAGTCTATGTGTGACATGCTCCCAGagttgtaaacctccctggtaatgatggacagaaatcccgggatgagacgggattcagcatcaagggattgaaaaaactttctcgaccaaaagggggaagagagaaatgagatgaaataaagtgtcagtgacggagagatttcagagttgaaaagTTACCCAGGAGGTtgttcatatgcattatatagatatccctttttttagtttatggtgtattggagtggctggaggaagtacctgaactgcagagctgtgttctaatagccttgtttcttgaagatgattgtataaatgaaatagctttttcaatgtgactgtgtgattgtgaaaaccttgtttctgatgctccttttaactagggtatggacagatgagtaaaaaatatggataaaaaaataaacaaataggttaaaataaattgggtggatgaaAATAATACTGGCCAGTgagaggaggggtgaggggtatggtatgtatgagttttttcttttttacttatttttctggagtgatgcaaatgttcaaaaaaatgatcatggtgatgaacacacaaataCAATaccgtgagccattgattgtataccctgtgtggaatatttgtatggtaagaatgtttgtgtgtttgtatgttgttttactagtaaaaatattttttttctcttgagagagagagagaactccgGATTCAATGTAgagaatggaaatggaaatgtattagGCAAAACcatagaaaattaatatatactttaaaaaaaaaactaaacaactaCTACCCGAATCAAGGCGGGCAGGAGTTGATTTCTTGAGTCAACTCTCCATGCTGCTCCTCTGCTAATAAACCTCCCTTGCCCCACTGCTGGTGTCGTGTTTCTGTCTCTACTTTGAGTGTCCAACCTCCACCCAGCCCAGGACTTTCATAGACCACATACATTAATAACCCCATCCTAAAAGCAAAACTCTAACTTGTTCCTTGGCCCTGAGTCACCACCCCTCTAACTTCCAgcactcttcttttctctcttttaaagcaAAAGTTATCTTTGCAGATATCTCTGCTTCCTCCAACTACAGTCTCAACTCCCTCTAAGCAGGCCTTTATCCTCAACATCCTACTGAACACAACTCTTCCCAGAGCTGCCGTTGAGCTCATCTTGCTTGATCTGGAAAGGAATTCTCAGTGGGCAGCACTGGACGGTGATCCCTTTCTCCATCTTGAAGCTCCCAACACAGGTCCCCCTCTCAAGTGTCCCCATCCTTCACTGACCACTCCTTCTCTTGCCCTTTGCCGGACCCTCCTCATCTCTGGTCTGGAATCACTGTGGTCTGCAAGGCTTGCACCTGGTCTTCTCTTTCCTAGTTTTACTCCCCTCCCTAGGGGGACCCATTCAGTGAATTATATGCCAACTCTATCCCCAGATGAACAGGGGATAGTGAATGCTTCAAGATGTTTGGCTTCAAAGGGGAACAAAGAAATGTAGGAGGGTCAAGAGAGGATTAATTCATGATGGGAGAAATAATAGCATCTTTATATGTGATAGAAATGATTCAGTAGAGAACAGAACATCTGCTGAAGTAGAACAGAAAGGCAAGACTGTCTCGGGTGAGGTCCCGGAGCAGCGGGAGGAGATGGATGCAGAGCCCCAGTGAGGAGTGCTGTAGACCGAGTCACGTCCCCTCAGGcgacatgttcaagtcccaactcCTGGCCTTGAATGTGAACTTATCTGTCACattgaataggatctttgaagatgttagaGTTATGATGAGGCCAATTGGAATGGGGTGTGTCCTTATAAGCGGAAGGAATTTGAAAATGAGATGCACAGAGAAAAAGACGGCCATGTACTGGAGGTGGAGATTGACTTATGTCATAGGCCAAGGGACATCACTGAGTGCTGGCCACCGCCAGAACCTACAGACTTGAGGGAGcttggccctgctgacaccttgtcTCAGACTCCAGCCTCTGGAACAGCGAGATGATAGAGTTCTGTTCAAACCTATCCTGCAGTACTTGGCTGCAGCAGCCCTGGGAAATGAAGACAGGGAGATTGGCTTTGGTTCATGCAGAATGAGTGGGGCTGATGCCGGAAGGCGGATACATCTAGCAGTAGACATCCTGAGACAGTCTCTTCTGCTTGCTTCCAGGTTCTCAGAGAAGCAGGAAGCACGCTGAGCTTTAGGATGGGGAAATGTGTCGTGGGTCAAAGGAAGCAGCTGTGAAGGGGAGAGAGTGGTGGGCCATGATGGAATCTTGGGATTGAGGTATAAAAATCCTCTTGGGGAGGCCCTTCAGGGGCTGCAGGATTTGTTGAGCTGCAGAGGGGCAGGGGGGTGAGTAGGTAGAAAGCTGTGAATGGCAAATAGGCACCTCAAACTCAACATGTCCAAAGCCAAGTACTTCTGCCCCCCAGGCCAGTCCCGCCCTGCCAGCCCCTTTGCCTTCACCTGTCCCACTCAGGAGGGGGTTGTACGGCCAAGTTGGCTCCCCTCAGCCCAGCACAGCTTTCACCCTTCTCCACTTCACTAACCACCTGCTGGAGTCTCAGGAGGCTTTACTTTGAGCTCAGGCACGTAAGGCACATCCACGTCTCAGCCCAGCCTAGCACAGGAGGCTGCAAAGTTTCCGTGAAGGGTTAGATAGTAAATAATTTAGGATGTTTGGGCCCTAAGATCTCAACTGCTCTCACAACTCTGCTGCTGTCTGTAGCACCAAAACAGCTGCAGGCAACGTGTAAACAAATGGGCGTTGTTATGTTTCAATGAAACTTCATAAATAAGTATATTGTGAAATGTGAATTCCATGTAATGTTCACGTGTCACAAAATactatttctcttttgatttttttgggtttttttggcatgggcaggctctgggaatcaagcctgggtctccagctcagctggtgagaattcttgccactgccttttgattttttttccctcaccatTCAAAAAGGTAAAAACTCCTTTAGCTCATGGGCCCTATGAAAACAGGCAGCTGGTCCAATTTGGCCCATGGGCTGAGTTTGCTGATCTCCAGCCTAGAGAAGTGGTTTGCAAAGTTTTTTGCCAAGAGAACATTCTCCCAAATGTCATCTTAGGTAGAACCCCCCAAATATGTGAAAGTGGGATGCTGTCCCCAATTTGTTAGTGGACCCTACAATTTTTTTCACAGGAAAACTGGTATTTCAAATCCACCAGCAGTTTATACCACTGCAAGGTGGAGCTTTCAATTtgcctgagggaaaaaaatggccTTTTCTTCTGGGGAAATCCCTACAGCAGGCCTCTAATCATGCAAACACAAAGCAAAGTGCCTGCCTTTGTGTGAGGCCAGGAGCAACTTCCATTCCAATGCGTCATTCCCACTGGTAAACTccctgtgtgttttttttctgtatgtgcCTATTGACTTGTCATCTTCCCTTGAGGCAGAGGTTGTTTGTCTTGGCAGCTTCTCTCAGGTCTCCCAACCTGGTGAAGATGGCAGAGGGAACACACAGGAATCCCCCACTCCATCCCACCCCACCAGTGAGGACCCAGCAAATGGATCTGGGAGAGGTTCCCTCTCCGCACATTATAGGAAAATAGACTCTTCTGAATGAGCTCAGAATGTAGGAATGGCAGCCTGTCCTGTTCTGAAGAAACTGGGTTTTGCTCCCGGGGCCCACAGCAAGCCCACTGCCTCTTCAGAGAGTCTGGAGTTGCCTGTAAGGGAGGCGGTCATTTCCATGCCAGTCCTAGTGTGGGGTCGGGGGTGCTGTCAACTGAGGCAGACTAGGAGCTAGATGGGGAGAGTGGGGCAAGTGGGGTAGCAGCCGAAAAGAGATCCTGAGAGCAGCCTGGACTCCATGAAACGTGTGTGCTGTGAGTTATCCTGGGCCCTTGGGAGAAACTTCCATTATCCCCAAAACTCCAGTGCTGACACCCGCAAAGACACAATTGCATATTATCTTATTATGGGCTGGCCTCAGGTCTGGAGAtggaggggtggggagcaggggggcCAGTCCTAGTGTGGGGTCGGGGGTGCTGTCAACTGAGGCAGACTAGGAGCTAGATGGGGAGAGTGGGGCGAGTGGGGTAGCAGCCGAAAAGAGATCCTGAGAGCAGCCTGGACTCCATGAAACGTGTGTGCTGTGAGTTATCCTGGGCCCCTGGGAGAAACTTCCATTATCCCCAAAACTCCAGTGCTGACACCCGCAAAGACACAATTGCATATTATCTTATTAATAAGGGAATTCATTTATAAAACTAGTTTTCATTCCTATTATAGTCTTTATATATAGATAGTAGAATAGTCAAATCTTAAATGAACTATACCCCAAAAGTGTGCTAACCTTTGATGTGGTCAGAATTcaaatactttaaatgtaaaagcaaaaaacaaaacaaaagaaaaaatacttcacTGAACGATAGTCTGTAACTTTTGAAGTAGCCAGACTCAAACACTTGTAACTACTGTAAGGGGTTATAGACTGCTGCAGATGCCTGGCTATTTTGATCATAATGCCTTGATAAGTAGAAAGATAAATCTTGTCCGTAAATGTGAGTTTCTTGAAAGATGTAAAGCTTCTTAAAAACTGGGAACTGGCTCTGCCAGCAAACTTAGGAAACTCTTATTTTGTTCTAGTGTCTTTTGACCTCTGAAGCAGTAAATACTTGGAACCAGTTTGGCTGAATGTTTGGACAGTGGCATCTTACACTGAACCCCGTCACGAGCCCTGCCAAGACTCTGTCTCTCAGTTTATAACTGAACAAGACCCTCTTATCTTAGTTTATAGCCCTGAAGCCTGGTTCTCCTGCACATAACCCCCACCTTAATGATTATTAAAGTGACACGAGTCAGCCCGGAATTAACCACCATGCTCTTTACCCTAAGTCTGCCTTCGTTTGAATACTAGAAAACTATTCCATgtctgcagttcagagagacaggTCTGCAGCTTTGAGCTCCTGTTCTCCTTGTGCCATGCACCACAGTGAaaaagctctttctctctttgagttTCCCAGTGTCTCAGGATCAGTCATCGGGTGCATCGGGAAGCCAATGCCTGAGCTGTGTCTGTGCTGGGAGGCAAGAGGGGTCTGTCCCAGTCTCGGGAGCAAAAGGAAGCCACAGAATGGCCCGAGTCCCCCAGGAACATCTGAGAACTCAGTACAGGGGCATCAGAGCTGAGCTCGGTGAGGGGTTCACAGGAATTTGTTCTGCGATTCCGACAAGAGTATGTTCCAGTGTGAACCAACCAGCTCAGCCTcgtctctgcctctctctgcatCTTCCTTGGTGGCCGGCAGCCTCGGGCATGAGACAGGCTGACAATGAAGGTGTTTAGGATGGAGATTGAGGGAGAGGGCAggtggaggagagagagggaagagctGGGGAAGAGGACATGCGGGCCTGCTCTTTGCCCAAGTGGAACCCCCCTTTCCACCGCCTGCCCCCCACACCTCACCGCCATAGCTGCCCAGCTCTACCCAGCCAGTTTCAAGGCTGATGTCTGTGCTGACACCATGTCCCCAGGACTTAACTTTCACCTCAGCCCTtggtgtcccccaccccccaaatctACCCATAAGTGCCCAGAAGTGTTCTACAGCCATTATGTTGAAACTGTCCTAATTTTATGTTTTagaagaaatgtattttcttactCTATGCTTCAATGATTAGTAGTTGAAATTACTTGAGACCCACCTCCCTGGTTTTGTTGTGACATTGCAGTTGAAACATCATTCTGTTTGCAGTGAATAACTTACAACTCCTTTTAGAACCCCTGGAGCACACCACTACTTTCCCTTCCATATGATTGCTATTCAGCCTTGGAGACTTCCACAAAGGCCACCTCCTCTAGGAAACCCTCCCAGACCCCCACACCTTCCAATCAAGTTATTTTGCTCAATTCACTGGGCTTCACCCGTTCTATACATCTCCCTGTATTCCTTGATTTGTTTCAATGTCCACTACCCAACAAAATGGAAGTTCATTGTAGAGCCTAGGGTAGAACTCAGTCACAGGGGAACAGCTCAATAAATCTGTGATGGAAAAAGTAAGAAGAATGGGAAGGAAGGGCAGAAGGAGGAATACGCAGGATGCACTGGGCACCTCCTTACCTCCGTGTGAGTAATTTTTTCCATCGGGTCATCGTGTCCATCTGCATAGCTTCCTCCACCTGCTTCAGCTTGCCCTTGTCAGGGAGGATGAAGATGGCCGTCAGGTTTCCCTGGTAAGGCATTTCCAGGATAGTGCAGGACAGCTGGTCATCATGGCCCATTTTGTACATACCCCCATGGAACATCATGGGCACCTTCACGGACTTGTTTTGGCTCAGCGTGAAATCATCCTCTTTCGTTAATTTTGGATCAAACACATGTAGCCACCTGGCTTAGGATTGAAGAAGGACAGAATGACGGTGAGTGGCATTAGTGAGAAAAGGCACTGGGTTCAATGGACCGCTGGTCTCCATCCACACTGATTCAAGGTAAGGGTTTGGCAACTCTGGGGGAGGAGGACAGGTCCCCAGGGATCCTGTCCACGTGCCAGGCCCTGAAGACTTCCGGGAGACATGGTAAGGCAGGCTCAGGCCTGTTTATCAGTTTTCAGAGAAGCCAGGCCAAGCGGAGAGGGGAGCCACAGGCTGCTCTAAACCCAGGTGCCCTTGGAACTAAGAAGCCCATGGATTCTGTCCCAGCACAGGGGACTAGTCATTTGGGTCTTACAGAATGAACATGCTCAACTCtactgaaagtcagcattgcagGAGGCGCCCTCAAGGGGAAGTGGGGATGGGGGAAGATGGAGGGTGGGTCACAGGGCAGGACCAAGAGCACCCAAAGAACACAACTGCCCTGGGAGGTGGGGCTGCTGAGAGCAGTGAACTCCCAAATCTGGGTGTTTGGGCTTCTTTCCTTCAAGATGAAGATGTCTTGACCCCATGGGGCATAAACCCAGACTTGGGCCTGAGAATATTGCTTGCTACTAGAAATGGGTAGATAAGGCCTGACTTTCATCAGCATGATCACTATTGTTATAGGGCATGTAGGAGCTACAGGGGATTCCAGATTCCCCCTTTACCCTCTCAGGTTTGGATGGACTGAGGGGCTGGTCTGCTATCACCCACCCTTGTTTCCTCTAGAGCTGTTTGCCTCCCTGCGGACATGGGGAGACCCCCTCAGGGTCGGATTCCTGACCACTCAGCGCGATCTTGTTTGACCTGAGGCTTGTTGGCCAACGTCTGTGAATGGTGCGTGTGgcatgtgtgagagtgtgtgGTATAGATGTGAGTGTGCAGTGTTCAAGTGTGTGTGGTGAGTGTGAGCGAGTGATGCCCcagtgtgtgtggtgtgtgtgaaatgtgtgtgagtgtgatggTGTGGGAGGATGGAGCTTGGATTTGGGGCCATGcttccatcttatttttttagtcTCTCAATGTCTGGTTTGGGGACTCCACAAAGTCTGCTAAGCAGACCAAATCTCCCACCAAAAAGGTCATTACCATGCCATCACCATCTCTACTGCCATCCCAGGGAGCTACCTGGAGTGATGGAAAGCACACAGCCCTAGAGCCGAGAGAAGTGGGTTCTAGTCCTGACTTGGCTGCGTAACTCTGAGTAAGCCACTAATTTCTCTCTGAATCTCGCCTTTCTCATCTAAGAAACAAGGATAAGAATATCACCCCAACCTCTACAACCAGTGGTGTGCTAGGAAAACCAGTAACAATGAAAATGCATACTTGGAGAATAATTTAGGATTCACAAAGCTCATTTCATGCTGACTCCTAATAATTGCCCTGTGAGCTATGCATCACTATACTTAATTTACAGGTAGGAAAAGTGGGCTTCTGAGAGATTCATTACAGAtgagctcaaggtcacacagcaagcaaGTGGCCAAGGCAGGTTTTTGATCCAAGTCTGTTCGTCATTCTTTCCCTGGCAATATGCTCCAAGCCTTACCTCGAAGgataatataatttataagaaGCATCACAGTGCCTGGAGTTATACTCTTGACCATGTTATTAATTTTCCCCTGGGTTTTCCGACTGACATAGTCATTGATCTCCTTCTCAGCATACGCCAAGTGCTGGAAATTGGTAGGGACGGTGTCTGCTTTGTACAGGTTCTTGAGATCTGTGAGAAACTTCTGCCGTGGCCGCAGCCTCTGGTCGATGAACAGGGCATTTCCAAGATTCAGCTGGAGCTTCCGGGAGCTCTGCTTCAGGTTGTGGATAAGGTAATGGAAGCCTTCATGCACGTCCCCCTCCGATAGGCTCTTGAAGTTAAAGGCCTGCCTGATCTCAGCCAGCGTGGTGTCTTGGGCACCCAGACACATCATGGAGAAGACAGTGGAGACACTCAAGGGGGAGATGAAGACATTCTTGCCAGGACTGCTGGAGACCAGCTTCTTGAACAGCCTGAAGCCAAAGTCTGTGTTCAGTTTTCCAAGTTGCTGGGCCAGCTGCCTTCCTTTCCATGCTTCGTCCTGGCTCACGGCTGCAGGGTTCTCTGAGGAGAAGCTGGGCTGTAGAAGACTATTCACCGTTAGGAGGATGAGCAGTCGCAGGCCTGGGCCCAGTGTGGGGTTCATTTTCCTTGTGGATTACCCTATTAAGGAGTAGATGGAAGTTAGCCAAAAAAAGAGCTTCATTGCCCCAATCTTATCCACAAGGAAGACCAGATGGAAGAAGTAATACAATGACTTGCCTATGCTGTGCGTAGATGTTCATAAGTGCTTTGAAGTGCATTTAGCATTTATCTTTTGAAATCACCCCAGGGACTAAAACTGGTTGTCCCCATGTCACAAATGAGAGGCTTGACTATAGAAGACAGCTCTTATTTTTGTACCCCACTTCTTATGGTAATGGTATCTCGAGTCATTTGAGGGACTTCCCCCTTCCACCCCATGGGGCCCCCCACAGTATGAATACCCCACAGTGTGGGCAGGGGACCCAAGGAAGGTCATTATCATACTCCATTCCTCTGCCATACTGGTTGTTTAAAGAATGAGTGTGACGGTAGGAGAACTCACTGGCCTTCCCACCCTCTACacaggatatgactcccaggggtgtaaatctccctgccaaggtcgacagaaatcctgggatgagccaggacccagcatcaagggattgagaaaaccttctcaaccaaagggagaagagggaaatgagacgaaataaagtatcagtgactgagagatttcaaacagaatcgagaggttatcctggaggttattcttatgcattatacagatatccccttttcagtttctgGCGTAttaaagtggctggagggaagtacctgaaactgtagagctgtgttccagtagccatgtttcttgaagatgattgtataaggataaaGCTTTCTCAGTATGactggtgattgtgaaaaccttgtgtctgatgctccttatttccaagatatgaacagatgagtaaaaaatatggataaaaaataaacaaataatagggtgaacaaaggttaaaataaattgagtagattgaaatactagtgatcaaggagagggaggggtaggggtgtggtatgtatgagttttttcttttttcttttttatttcttttgctggagtgatgcaaatgtttaaaaaaatggtcatggtgatgaatacacaactacatgatgatattgtgagccattgattgtatactatgtatagAATGCTTGtgtatcaagaatgtttgtttgttaaggctttacaataaaaatatttaaaagagaataaatgtgaACAAAATTGGATCAATACAAAGCCCTCTTGACTCTGGGTGACTGGCAATGTGGCATGACTTCCACATCGAGAAGCAGAGGTAacgggagaaggagagagagagatggagagacatATCTTTGAGGACCCTGGATCCAACTGTACCTAAAGCCCTCCCAACAGTACTGAGGTTTTGAGGAACAAGAGTTCCATCTTCTGATTTTCCTTAATCTCTAGACATAATGCTGTGTAACTGCCAGATGTATGGTATGTCAAAATGTTCCTGGTTTCTCTAGTTAGTCAGTGGTTTTGTACCAAGTGATACATAACATGAAGGCAGATGTCATTGTCTGATTTCCTGGTGTATAATTTGTGGTGCCTTTTATTTGT
This genomic stretch from Tamandua tetradactyla isolate mTamTet1 chromosome 12, mTamTet1.pri, whole genome shotgun sequence harbors:
- the SERPINA12 gene encoding serpin A12, yielding MNPTLGPGLRLLILLTVNSLLQPSFSSENPAAVSQDEAWKGRQLAQQLGKLNTDFGFRLFKKLVSSSPGKNVFISPLSVSTVFSMMCLGAQDTTLAEIRQAFNFKSLSEGDVHEGFHYLIHNLKQSSRKLQLNLGNALFIDQRLRPRQKFLTDLKNLYKADTVPTNFQHLAYAEKEINDYVSRKTQGKINNMVKSITPGTVMLLINYIILRARWLHVFDPKLTKEDDFTLSQNKSVKVPMMFHGGMYKMGHDDQLSCTILEMPYQGNLTAIFILPDKGKLKQVEEAMQMDTMTRWKKLLTRSVVDVSLPRFSISGTYDLKKTLVQLGITKVFEESGDLTKISPYRNLKVGQAIHKAELKMDERGSEAAASSGMETLPMETPANFKLNRAFLMVVYEQKLGSMIFLGKIANPAGN